Within Candidatus Hydrogenedentota bacterium, the genomic segment TTGAGGATCTTCTCCTTTACTTCCTCGTCGCTGTGTTTGAGGGCGAGGGCCAGATCTTTCTGATCGATCTCCCGGAGAGACTTCTGAATTCCTCCGTCATCGACGTATACGAGGTCGTCGAACGTGAACATCAAACGCGAGATTTCGTCGGCCAGCTCCGGGTCGCGCTCCTCGAGTTCGGCCATGATGTTCTTCTCTGTCGCGCGCTCGATCCGATTCAGTATCTCGGCCACCTCCTTCACGCCGCCGGCGAAGGTGAAACCATGGCTGAACACGGACGCCATCTTACGCTCCAGAACCCGCTCCACCTCGCGCACGACCTCGGGAGGCGTCCGGTCCATGGTGGCGATCCGCAGGACCACATCCGCGCGCAATTCCGGAGAAAGCGCTGACAGCACCAGTGCCGAGATTTCCGGTTGGAGATGGGCCAGGATCAAGGCTATGGTCTGCGGGTGTTCGTCCTGAATGAACGTAATGATCTGGCTCGGGTCCGCCTTCTTGAGAAACTCGAACGGCACCTCCTGCAAACTGCTTTGCAGACGCGTGAGAATTTCGACCGCGCGCTCGGGACCCAACGCCGACTCGAGCAAGGTCTTCGCGTAATCCACGCCTCCCTGTGTCACGTACCGGTTGGCCACCATCATCTGGTGGAACTCCTCGATAATGGCCTCCCGGGTCTCCGAATCGATTGTGCCCAGACTGGACAGGTCCAGCGTCAGCCGCTCGATTTCCGAGTCGTCCATCCGTGAAAGAACACGCGAAGCGGCTGTAGGGCCCAGACAGGCCAGCAGAATGGCCGCTTTCGTGTTGCCGTCCAGCGTGCTGATATCCACCGCCGGCGCTTTCTTCTTCTTTAACGTAGGATTACTCCTCACCCTCGGCTAGCCAAGCCCGCAACAGTGACGCCACTTGCTCGGGCTGTTCGGCGGACACCCGCTCCACTTCCTCAGCCATCTCGCGCCTGCGCATTTCTCTAAGCGTGGGCTCATGTTCGGGCGGCATCGCCTCGCGCTCCTCTTCTGGAAATACCAACACGCGCAGAAGGAATCTTCTGAACACAAAGAAACCTATCAGTACCAAAACCAGCTTGAAGACGCTGCCCCCCCATTTTAGCATAGTTTCTTGAATTTGCACCCCCTCAAATCCCTTAAATGTCTCAATGGCCGCCGCCTGTTCCATTTCAAAGGGGTGATCAAACACAGAAACTTCTTCGGGCGTCAGCTCGGGTCCCACCGCCGTTGCCACAACTGTTCGATAGGCCTCAAGCTGGTCGTCGGTTCTCGGAATATACTGCAACTCGCCCGTCTTGCTTCCCTCGGGTCCGGCCATAGGCTCGTAAGTGCCTGAAACAACGGCAACTGCACGGGCTTTCACGACAGATCCTGGCGGAGTAACCGTGGTGGTCTTCGTGATACTCGGTTCGTAATTGAAAATCTCTTCGCGCTGGCTTTCCGTGGTATCCAAGGCGCCTGGGGCGCCTTCCGGAATGTTCGCCAGCGTGCCTGCAGGGCCTTCGGGAAGCGTTTCGCGGCTGGTGGATTCCGTCCGCGTGATCATTTCACTGACGGGGGTACCTTTGTCGGCTTTTGTAGACGTCTCTTCGACGGTACTCGTTTCGATATCAAGGCTTACGCGCACAATACTCTTGACGCCAAGCTTTGCCAGCGCGGTTTCCGCCTTGAGCTCGCGCTGCCGTTCATACTCATTGATAAAGTCAAGACGGCGATTCGAAATCTGCGCAAATTCGTCTTCCGAGGGGAGATTAAGAATCTTGCCATCAGTGGTGGCGAGCGTGATGTTTTCCGTCGAGAGATTCGCTCCTCCGAACGAGCTGACGACACCCAATACCGCCTCGATTTCATCCTTCGTGAGCGGCCGCCTCACGTCCAGGGTCACTGCCGCCTTATTGGGCCGTTGTTCGTCTGCAAAAAGGCTTTGTTCTTCGCGGTGGATATAGACGAGCGAGCGCCGCACAAAGGAGAACTCGTTGAGCATGCGCTGCAATTCCCCTTGAACGGCACGCCAGTATTTGATGTCCTGTTCGGCCTGACTGGTCATCACACTGGGCTGATCGAAGATTTCGAAGCCAACGCCGGTACCATAGGATTTGGGCAATTCCTGGTTTCGCAACGC encodes:
- the fliG gene encoding flagellar motor switch protein FliG, translated to MSTLDGNTKAAILLACLGPTAASRVLSRMDDSEIERLTLDLSSLGTIDSETREAIIEEFHQMMVANRYVTQGGVDYAKTLLESALGPERAVEILTRLQSSLQEVPFEFLKKADPSQIITFIQDEHPQTIALILAHLQPEISALVLSALSPELRADVVLRIATMDRTPPEVVREVERVLERKMASVFSHGFTFAGGVKEVAEILNRIERATEKNIMAELEERDPELADEISRLMFTFDDLVYVDDGGIQKSLREIDQKDLALALKHSDEEVKEKILKNMSTRAREMIAEEMEYMGPVRLRDVEEAQQKIVGIVRRLEEAGEIIIEGRGGGTEDDIIV
- the fliF gene encoding flagellar basal-body MS-ring/collar protein FliF — protein: YGSRPQYVVLYSGLDREDSAAIIQYLSENSIPYKAQDAGATIMVPTRNLSDVRVALRNQELPKSYGTGVGFEIFDQPSVMTSQAEQDIKYWRAVQGELQRMLNEFSFVRRSLVYIHREEQSLFADEQRPNKAAVTLDVRRPLTKDEIEAVLGVVSSFGGANLSTENITLATTDGKILNLPSEDEFAQISNRRLDFINEYERQRELKAETALAKLGVKSIVRVSLDIETSTVEETSTKADKGTPVSEMITRTESTSRETLPEGPAGTLANIPEGAPGALDTTESQREEIFNYEPSITKTTTVTPPGSVVKARAVAVVSGTYEPMAGPEGSKTGELQYIPRTDDQLEAYRTVVATAVGPELTPEEVSVFDHPFEMEQAAAIETFKGFEGVQIQETMLKWGGSVFKLVLVLIGFFVFRRFLLRVLVFPEEEREAMPPEHEPTLREMRRREMAEEVERVSAEQPEQVASLLRAWLAEGEE